A region from the Triticum urartu cultivar G1812 chromosome 1, Tu2.1, whole genome shotgun sequence genome encodes:
- the LOC125534358 gene encoding senescence-specific cysteine protease SAG39-like produces the protein MAITRASLLAILGCLCFCSSALGARELNGDLSMVARHEGWMTEYGRVYKDAAEKAQRFEIFQANARFIESFNAGNSKFWLSINQFADLSNDEFRATKTNKGFIPNKVKVPTEFRYENMSFDALPAMVDWRTKGAITPIKNQGQCGCCWAFSAVAATEGIVKLSTGNLVSLSEQELVDCDVHGEDQGCEGGLMDDAFKFIIKNGGLTKESSYPYAGADDKCKSGSNSVATIKGYEDVPTNDEGALMKAVASQPVSVAVDGGDMTFQFYSGGVMTGSCGTDLDHGIAAIGYGTTSDGTKYWLLKNSWGTTWGENGYLRMEKDIADKKGMCGLAMEPSYPTA, from the exons ATGGCCATCACCAGGGCTTCGCTCCTTGCCATCCTTGGCTGCCTCTGCTTCTGCAGTTCTGCCCTTGGAGCTCGCGAGCTGAACGGTGACTTGTCAATGGTAGCAAGGCATGAGGGTTGGATGACGGAGTATGGTCGCGTGTACAAGGACGCTGCTGAAAAGGCGCAGAGGTTTGAGATATTCCAGGCTAATGCCAGGTTCATCGAGTCATTCAACGCCGGAAACAGCAAGTTCTGGCTCAGCATCAACCAGTTTGCGGATCTCAGCAATGATGAGTTCAGGGCGACCAAGACTAACAAGGGGTTCATTCCCAACAAGGTGAAGGTTCCAACAGAATTCAGGTATGAGAATATGAGCTTTGATGCACTTCCGGCGATGGTGGACTGGAGGACAAAGGGTGCGATCACTCCCATCAAGAATCAAGGCCAGTGTG GTTGTTGTTGGGCATTTTCTGCTGTTGCTGCAACAGAGGGCATTGTCAAGCTAAGTACTGGCAATCTGGTCTCGCTCTCAGAGCAAGAATTGGTGGATTGTGATGTCCATGGCGAGGACCAAGGCTGCGAGGGTGGGCTCATGGATgatgcattcaaattcattatcAAGAATGGAGGCCTCACCAAAGAGTCCAGTTATCCATATGCCGGTGCAGACGACAAATGCAAGAGTGGATCCAACAGTGTTGCAACAATTAAGGGCTATGAGGATGTGCCTACCAATGATGAGGGTGCTCTCATGAAGGCTGTGGCAAGCCAACCCGTGTCAGTTGCAGTGGATGGAGGCGATATGACATTCCAATTCTACTCCGGCGGCGTGATGACCGGCTCTTGTGGCACTGATTTGGATCATGGGATTGCAGCCATCGGTTATGGAACTACTAGTGACGGTACAAAGTATTGGTTATTGAAGAATTCTTGGGGCACAACATGGGGCGAGAATGGATATTTAAGAATGGAGAAAGACATCGCCGACAAGAAGGGCATGTGTGGCCTTGCCATGGAGCCTTCCTACCCCACGGCATAG